In Clostridium ljungdahlii DSM 13528, the genomic window GAACAATTGCACCTACCGGGCAAACATTTGCACAAGGTGAATCATCACACTGCCTACATTGTATCGGCACGGTAACTTTTTCTGCCCGTATTAGATTGATACGAGGTGAAAAAGGAACACCTGCAGATCCTGCAGTAATTACACTAACATCTAAATGTGCAGCTGCACAGGCAATTTCACAAGACTTACATCCAATGCACTTATTGGGATTTGCAACAACAAAGGTATTCAATATAATTACCTCCTTAAGCGTCTTTACGCATACTCTTTTTACGGAAAATCTTGCGCTTTTGACATCCAAAATCTGAAAAATCTAATTTTTTTATCTTTACCGAGCAAACTTTAAATTCAGGTGTTCCAGTAACAGGATCAGGGGCACTATTAGTCAAAATATTAGCTGGACTCTCAGTAAAATGGAAAGTAATAAATGTTAATCCCTCCGGTACCCTAGTTGTTACTTGTGCTTTTGTAATTAATGAGCCACGTCGTGTTGATGCACTAATTTCATCACCATCTTCAATATTAAGATTTTTTGCATCTGTAGGGTTAATTTCCAAAAATCCTTCTGGATCCGCACCATTTAGTCCCCAACAACGTCTCGTCATAGTCCCTGTATGGTAGTGAGTAACGATACGTCCAGTAGTCAGCATTAATGGATATTCTTTATCAGGAAGCTCAGCAGGTTCCCTATACTCAATTGGGGAAAACTTACCCAAACCACGGGAAAACTTACCAACATGCAAAATAGGTGTCCCAAGATGATTCTCATTTGGACATGGCCATGGAATGCCACCGTCCTCCAACCGTTTATAACTAATACCAGCATAACTTGGTGTTAAAGATCTCATTTCATCAAATATATCTTCAGGAGAACTATAATCTGCTGGATAATCCATTGCATTCATGATATCCCTGAGTATTTGCCAATCTGGAAGACTATTACCTATTGGCTCTACAGCCTTACGAATACGCTGCACTGTACGATCAGTACTACTAAAAGTTCCATCTTTTTCAGCATAGGATACGCCCGGAAGAACAACATCAGCAACTTCAGCTGTTTCAGTTAAGAAAATATCTTGAACAACCAAAAAATCCAAATGTTTCAAGCAGTGTTCCACATGATTTATATCAGGGTCACTTCGCATTGGATTTTCACCAAATACATACAGCATTTTGACCTCATCTTTTTCAATTGCATTCAAGATAGACGGAATATTAAGTCCAACTTTATCGCTTAACTGAGCATTCCATGCTTTTTCAAATTTAGCTTTCACATCAGGATTAGTTACTGATTGGTAACCAGTGTAGACATTAGGCAAAGCTCCCATATCACATGCTCCTTGCACGTTATTCTGACCACGCAGAGGGTTAACTCCTCCTTTAGGCTTGCCAATATTACCAGTAAGCATCATAATATTTGCTGTAGATAGTACATTATCAACACCAGTAGTATGCTGCGTAATACCCATAGTATAATACAAAGCAGCAGCATCAGCCTTAGCAATAATTCTTGCAGCTTCTATTATCTTGTCTGCTGGAACCTTAGTTATACTTGATGTATACTTTGGCGTGAATTTCATTACAACTTCTTTGAAATCCTCAAAATTCTCAGTTCTTTCAGCAATAAATGCTTTATCAGCTAGTCCTTCTGTCAATATGACATATGACATTCCATTTAGAAGTGCTACATCTGTACCTGGTTTATGCCGCAGCCAAACATCAGCATGTAGTGCCACATCTGTTTTGCGGGGATCAGCCACTACGAGTTTAGTACCGCGTTCTTTAGCTTTTAGCATTTTAATACCAATTATAGGATGACATTCTGTGGTATTTGTACCAATTGCAAAAATAGCATCTTCAGGTCCCATTTCATCAAGTTCATGTATTGAGTTTGTCATTGCTCCACTGCCAAATGCTGTGCCTAGACCAGACACTGTAGGAGCATGTCACAAACGGGCACAATGATCGACGTTATTAGTACCAATCACTGCGCGCATTAATTTTTGCATAAGATAGTTTTCTTCATTAGTACATCGTGCTGAACTAAAAGCTGCAACACTGTCAGAACCATATTCTTTTACAGTTTTTTTGATTTTAGAAACAATAAAGCCAATTGCTTCCTCCCATGTAACCTCAACCAGCTTTCCTGCTTTTCTTATCAAAGGACTAGTTAAACGATCTTTATGATGTACAAAGTCAAAACCAAAACGGCCTTTTGAGCAGAGCTTCCCTTGGTTTACTGAATTTGCATTATCATCTGGGGTTACACTAACAATTTTTCCATCTCTTACATTTAAGAAAAATGTGCATCCTGTTCCACAATAAGGACAAGTAGTTAGTATACTTTTCATATTCTTACACTCCTTTCTTTAAGGTTAGGTATCTTAGTATTTTTAATTCCACTTTTACACAGTTTAACATTATGTCCAAAACTTAGTATACTTCTTTTTAATTAAATTATAAATTTTTTAATTTATTCCTAAACTTACCATATAATAATATAATTTAAACAATTGAAAAAACTTTTAATGGTTAATATAGTAAATTTATTTCGAAATTTAGTAGAAATTATCTGTGTGAATATTATATCACAAAATAATCTAAGTGAAAATGGTTTCATAAAGCTTGCATTTTTATAATATTCGAACACTTTTCAAAGATATAAAGTAATATTGATCTTTATTTGAGCATTTTATTAGTATAAAATAATATATTGATCTTTATTTGAGCATTTTATTAGTATAAAATAATATATTGATCTTTATTTGGGCATTTTGTTAATATAGAATAATATAATGAAATAACAATGCTAGTATTGCTACATTTACTATCAGTACTTAATAATCAGTATATCATATATGTTCTGATTATTAAGTATTTTTTATAAATATGTTTGGCACAATTTATGCTTTACTTTAAATATATATAATTGGGTAAATAGGATATACCTACAGAAGAAACATTAAATAAATTCTGTTTTTAAGGAGGTGTGAATTTGAAAATAGAAGTTAGATTATTTGCTTATTTTAGAAAAGATAGAGATAAAAAATTGTTTTTAGAATTTGACGAGCCTGTAACACCTGCGGATATATTTAAAAAGATAAATATTAAGGAAGAAGAAGTAGCTATTTTACTTATAAATGGTAGAGACGGTAAAGCAAATACAGAACTTAATGACAATGATGTCTTATCATTGTTTCCACCAGTAGGAGGCGGTTAAATTTGGAACGTTATGTTAGAAATATGAAAACCTTATCAAAAGAAGAAAATGATACTTTAAAGAACTTTAAAGTTTGTGTTGTAGGCTGTGGAGGAATTGGTGGTTATGTTATTGAGATGCTTGGAAGAATAGGAATAGGAAGTATTACTGCAGTAGATGGAGACGTATTTGAAGAATCTAATTTAAATAGGCAAATACTTTCAAGTACAGATACTATAGGTTTTAGTAAAGCACTGGAAGCAAAGCTTAGAATGGAAAAAGTAAATCCATTAATAGAGGTAAAAGCACTAGAAAAAATGCTTACAGAAGATAATACTTGCAATATTTTAAATAATAATGATGTGGTAGTAGATGCTCTTGACAGCATACCAGCGAGATTATTACTTCAACGTAGCTGCAAAAAACTTAATATACCAATGGTTCATGGAGCTATAGCAGGATGGTATGCTCAAATTACTACTATATTTCCAGGAGATGATACCTTAAACAAGATTTATAATGTAAATAAACAAACATCTAAAGGAATTGAAAAGGAAATGGGTAATCCATCATTTACGCCAGCTTTAGCAGCCTCAATTGAAGTAAGTGAAGTAATAAAAATTCTTTTAGGGAGAGGAGAACTTTTAAGAAAAAAAATGGTCTTTATAGATCTTCTCTCAACTGAGTATGATATAATTCCGCTGTGATAAACAGGATTTTTGGTGATTCAGCACTTAGAAGGCGTTATACTTTAGAAAAAATATATAAGCAAGTATAATATTACAGGACTTCAAGTTTTTGATCCTAATGCTAAGCCTATGGAGATAAAACCAATGAGTATGTCATGAAAATGATGTGCTTTCCGTGTTTGAGAAGAAGGTCATTGCAAATATCAATAGAGTAAGGTATGTGCTTTTGGCATATGCCTATTTTTTATATATCTGTATTGGCAAAAACTTGACAAAATTAATGACACCTAGGTAAAAGGAAGGATGTCCAGTTATTGCAGGAAGGAGAGAACTGATATGAGATTAGAGATTAAAAACGCTATTTGCGGTTATGGTAGAAGCATTGTAGTAAAAAATATATCTATGAATGTAAGTTCGGGAGAAATATTATGCTTGTTAGGACCTAATGGTGTAGGAAAAACAACTTTCTTTAAGACTATATTAGGATTCTTAAAGTTAAAGGGTGGGGAAATACTTTTGGATGGAGAGAATATACATAATTGGTCTAGAAAGAAATTAGCTAAAACTATTGGCTATGTACCTCAGGCACATACACCTCCCTTTCCATTTAAAGTTTTTGATGTGGTATTGATGGGGAGGACTGCTCACCTTTCGACGTTTTCTTCTCCTACGAAAGAAGATATTGGCATTGCAGAAGAGGCTATAAATACTTTGAAAATATCCTATTT contains:
- a CDS encoding MoaD/ThiS family protein — encoded protein: MKIEVRLFAYFRKDRDKKLFLEFDEPVTPADIFKKINIKEEEVAILLINGRDGKANTELNDNDVLSLFPPVGGG
- a CDS encoding formate dehydrogenase H subunit alpha, selenocysteine-containing produces the protein MKSILTTCPYCGTGCTFFLNVRDGKIVSVTPDDNANSVNQGKLCSKGRFGFDFVHHKDRLTSPLIRKAGKLVEVTWEEAIGFIVSKIKKTVKEYGSDSVAAFSSARCTNEENYLMQKLMRAVIGTNNVDHCARLUHAPTVSGLGTAFGSGAMTNSIHELDEMGPEDAIFAIGTNTTECHPIIGIKMLKAKERGTKLVVADPRKTDVALHADVWLRHKPGTDVALLNGMSYVILTEGLADKAFIAERTENFEDFKEVVMKFTPKYTSSITKVPADKIIEAARIIAKADAAALYYTMGITQHTTGVDNVLSTANIMMLTGNIGKPKGGVNPLRGQNNVQGACDMGALPNVYTGYQSVTNPDVKAKFEKAWNAQLSDKVGLNIPSILNAIEKDEVKMLYVFGENPMRSDPDINHVEHCLKHLDFLVVQDIFLTETAEVADVVLPGVSYAEKDGTFSSTDRTVQRIRKAVEPIGNSLPDWQILRDIMNAMDYPADYSSPEDIFDEMRSLTPSYAGISYKRLEDGGIPWPCPNENHLGTPILHVGKFSRGLGKFSPIEYREPAELPDKEYPLMLTTGRIVTHYHTGTMTRRCWGLNGADPEGFLEINPTDAKNLNIEDGDEISASTRRGSLITKAQVTTRVPEGLTFITFHFTESPANILTNSAPDPVTGTPEFKVCSVKIKKLDFSDFGCQKRKIFRKKSMRKDA
- a CDS encoding ABC transporter ATP-binding protein, with amino-acid sequence MRLEIKNAICGYGRSIVVKNISMNVSSGEILCLLGPNGVGKTTFFKTILGFLKLKGGEILLDGENIHNWSRKKLAKTIGYVPQAHTPPFPFKVFDVVLMGRTAHLSTFSSPTKEDIGIAEEAINTLKISYLKDKIYTEISGGERQMVLIARALAQQPKMLIMDEPTSNLDFGNQIRVLEQINKLSERGLAVVMTSHFPNHAFLCSTKVALMEKNNVFTVGSVNEVVTEDMLKKAYGIDVKIVTTVDSNGQQIKACVPMIN
- a CDS encoding HesA/MoeB/ThiF family protein, yielding MERYVRNMKTLSKEENDTLKNFKVCVVGCGGIGGYVIEMLGRIGIGSITAVDGDVFEESNLNRQILSSTDTIGFSKALEAKLRMEKVNPLIEVKALEKMLTEDNTCNILNNNDVVVDALDSIPARLLLQRSCKKLNIPMVHGAIAGWYAQITTIFPGDDTLNKIYNVNKQTSKGIEKEMGNPSFTPALAASIEVSEVIKILLGRGELLRKKMVFIDLLSTEYDIIPL